From the genome of Candidatus Omnitrophota bacterium:
CGTTTATCGCGGCGGGTATTATGGGGCTATCGCCCAATATTGCCGCTCGGCTTACCGATACCCTCGCACTCCCGATTTTCTTGGCAACTATGTCGGCTTCCGGTTGGTCATGCCGGTGGGAAACTGATAAAATCTGCTCCACTCAACCCTATTGCAGAATCCATACCACCGCGCTGCGCGGGGTTAGTTTAAGCGATCCGCGCCAACGTCCGCCTTCTTCCCGGATCAATTCGATTTTGCTTTTCCCGTCTTCGGATGTAAGTTGAAGGGTTTGGTTTTTCTCTTCTTTACAATGGCGGCGGTCCAATTTCAGGTTTACCGTTCGCTCCTCGTCCGCCGTATTGGCGACGGCGATCTTGCGCGCATCCGTTGGAGTCCGCCAGGCGGAAGATAAAACGGCGGGTTGAGTTTGGAGAGTATTCTTACCGTCCCTCCAAGAGACCGTTCCTGCTCCTTCCAATTCGACGGGCGCCAACAGCTCGCCGAATTGCAGGGCGTCGCGAGATCCATGCCGCGCTTCGCATAATCGCTTCAAAAATTCCGCTTCCTCCGCATAGGGCTTTTCAAGAATTTGTGAACTGACCCATCCCAATTGCGAACCGAAAACGAAAGCCCGCGCCATCTTCAAACGGAAGGGAAATCGTTGGGGAAGGTCGTCGCCTAAGATATATTGAAAACCAAAGGAGATCGCACGCCCGCCATAGACCGCCGGATAAAGGGGCGCGATCTCGCCCCTATGCTCCTGCGTATTGACCATCAGCCAAGCGTGGAGCAGATCGTTCCAGGGGTCGGCGTTCTCTTCCGTGGTCAGCGCCGTATCGGGAGGCTGTACGCGGCGGCATCGCTGCAAGAGATCGCGATAGCCTTGAATCCAATACGTTCCGCCTCCGATGGCATGTCCGTGGCCTTCCGCGAAGCAGCGTCTGGCGGCGGCGGCGGAAATCTGGTCGATGTAAACCGCTTTCACCTTGCATTCGTTAAGCAACTTATCTACTAGATTCGTTACTGTATTCTTCCATAAATCCGTAAATGGACACATCGGTGAAAGGGGAACTTTCGAACCGTATACCTCGACGTATTTCTCTCCCTTTTCGTCGATGGCGCAGGCCGTCTCCGCATGTTGGGCTTTCCAGCTGTCCGTAGCCGGATCCCACAGACGGCCATTGATATATGGCATCACGGCGATTCCCGCCTTTTGCACTTTTTCCACCGCTGCCTGAAAACCGGGCTTGGCGGGGAAATATTCAGGATAATGATCGTCGAAAGGAATCTGGTGCCATTGGTAAATATGGGCGGAAGTGGGGACATTGAAATACGCGGCGAACGCAATCGCCTGGTTGGCCGTCGATTCGTCATGGCACGATCCCAAATACCATAAATCCGTATTCAAAAGCCATTGGGGAATATCTTTCCTATCGGCAAGAGGCGGGATGCCGCCCCACGGCGTTTTCTGCGCCGCTTCGCGATAGATTCTCGCGCTTTCGTACCAGTCGCCCGGGAAAAGCCTCGTCGTTACGGCATAGGGCAGGCGGTAATGGGTTGCTTTTCCCATTCCTTCGACATCATGGCGCAAACCAAGGCTGGAACCGTCCTGCTTTTCTCTCTTCCCAACAAATATGGCTAAGGCGTATCCCGCATTATCATGAGCTCCGGCATATACGCCGGTTGATCCATCCGAAACCGCCGTGAACGGCATGGCCCACGAGGCGGAAGGATAAACGCCGCCGTAGCGTTTGGTTTGCAAATCGTTATGCAATACGCCCCAGCCGAAGGGGATGACGGCGTGGATTTTTTCGGATAGCGCTAAGGGGCCGATTTCTGGATAGATCGCTTCCCATAACGTATATCCGGTTTCTTTCACTTCGAATTCAAGATTCCATTCGAAATCGCTTCCCTTCGCCGCGACGGAAGCGGACACATGCAGGTTGCCTGGATGCATCTCCTTCCATTCCATGAACAACGAATCGGAAGCGGCGCGAATCTCCGCCCGGCCATCCAAAGCGGTGAGGGTATGCCGTTCTTTTTGAGCGTCAAGAACGGTAATGGTCCATAGAGGAACTTTTGGCTTGGCTTCGATCCAGTTCCGCCGTCCTTCCGGCGAAATGGCTTCCAATTGGTTCAGAGATGCGATTCCATCCACGCTCTCGACAACCAATCGTCCGCTGCTGGATTCGATCGCATGAAGATTTTCAGCAGCGCAAATTAAGACGCTGGAAAATTGGAAGAGTATGGATAAAGCGGAGATTAATAAGCCATTTCGTTTCATTTCGATGTTCCCCCTGATCAGAGACGTGGAAGAGGCTTCCAGCCTCTTGCGTTATGCAAAAAAGAGCCAGGATTTAATGAAATTTGATTTTGAACGTTGCATTGTTGAATAAGCCCCCTCACCCTAACCCTCTCCCAAAGGGCGAGGGGAAAATTACTAATGTCATAAGAGTAATAGGAGATTTATTTGCTATCCTCGTGGCCGATGATTTGCGAGATGGAGGATTTTAAAATTTCGATTTTTACGTTTTCCGCAATCTTGATGACGGCGATATTGTCCTTCATGCCCACGATGGAGCCGAAAATGCCGCCGGAAGTGACGATCTTATCCCCTTTTTTCAACTGATTCACCTGCTCTTCATGGCGCTGCCTTTGTTTCTGTTGGGGACGGATCAGCAGAAAATAAAAGATGAAAAAACAGAGCAGTAAGGGAAACAACATCTGCATCAAAGGATTGCTGACATCAGTGGAGGCGGGCGCGCCTCCTCCAGCGGCGTCGGGCGCGGCTGCGCTCAGGATAATCTGTTGAACAACGGAAAATAGGTTGGATGCCATGGATTACGCTCCTATAAAGGAATCAAAATGGGCGAATCGTCCACAAAGCCCGATAAGCCTCATGGATCAGAAGAGTAGTATAAAGCCGGAATTCGCCAGAACGAAGTGATAGCGGGATTGACTCCATCTCAAGGGGAAATAAGATATTTAACCAGATTGGGGAGTAGACGAATGGTAAAGTCACCAGTCTTTGGAACTGGAGCCTGCAGGTTCAAGTCCTGCCTCCCCAGCACTTGAAAAACCTAGACTTATGAAATTTTCCCTTCCCTCATAAAACCCCCGTTGTACCGTATTATGTCCTTTTTTTTATAACCATCTCATTCTATA
Proteins encoded in this window:
- a CDS encoding DUF6259 domain-containing protein, with translation MKRNGLLISALSILFQFSSVLICAAENLHAIESSSGRLVVESVDGIASLNQLEAISPEGRRNWIEAKPKVPLWTITVLDAQKERHTLTALDGRAEIRAASDSLFMEWKEMHPGNLHVSASVAAKGSDFEWNLEFEVKETGYTLWEAIYPEIGPLALSEKIHAVIPFGWGVLHNDLQTKRYGGVYPSASWAMPFTAVSDGSTGVYAGAHDNAGYALAIFVGKREKQDGSSLGLRHDVEGMGKATHYRLPYAVTTRLFPGDWYESARIYREAAQKTPWGGIPPLADRKDIPQWLLNTDLWYLGSCHDESTANQAIAFAAYFNVPTSAHIYQWHQIPFDDHYPEYFPAKPGFQAAVEKVQKAGIAVMPYINGRLWDPATDSWKAQHAETACAIDEKGEKYVEVYGSKVPLSPMCPFTDLWKNTVTNLVDKLLNECKVKAVYIDQISAAAARRCFAEGHGHAIGGGTYWIQGYRDLLQRCRRVQPPDTALTTEENADPWNDLLHAWLMVNTQEHRGEIAPLYPAVYGGRAISFGFQYILGDDLPQRFPFRLKMARAFVFGSQLGWVSSQILEKPYAEEAEFLKRLCEARHGSRDALQFGELLAPVELEGAGTVSWRDGKNTLQTQPAVLSSAWRTPTDARKIAVANTADEERTVNLKLDRRHCKEEKNQTLQLTSEDGKSKIELIREEGGRWRGSLKLTPRSAVVWILQ
- the yajC gene encoding preprotein translocase subunit YajC, whose protein sequence is MASNLFSVVQQIILSAAAPDAAGGGAPASTDVSNPLMQMLFPLLLCFFIFYFLLIRPQQKQRQRHEEQVNQLKKGDKIVTSGGIFGSIVGMKDNIAVIKIAENVKIEILKSSISQIIGHEDSK